The following are encoded together in the Glycine soja cultivar W05 chromosome 5, ASM419377v2, whole genome shotgun sequence genome:
- the LOC114412511 gene encoding auxin efflux carrier component 8-like, translating to MISLADVYHVVTATVPLYVTMFLAYISVKWWKLFTPEQCSGINKFVANFSVPILSFQVISSNNIYKMSLKLVYADVVQKLLAFLVFTAIIRIKDRGGLKWIITGLSLSTLPNTLILGIPLMKAMYRDEASLLLPQIIFLQSMVWYNLLLFLHELDAAIPARTMPVVAPPSQDTGDSETSLEIQSKEEEEEAEHRTQSKTRMLLILMKVGNKLIINPNTYATFIGLIWASIHFRWGVDMPDVVNQSIEILASGGLGMATFSLGLFMASSNRIIVCGPRMTLVAMGLKFLAGPAIMAVASIVIGLRDRMLKVAIIQAALPQGIVPFVFAREYNVNPGILSTGVLLGMLMALPVALTYYLLLSLY from the exons ATGATTTCCTTAGCAGATGTCTATCATGTAGTCACTGCCACTGTTCCATTATATGTCACCATGTTTCTAGCCTACATCTCTGTGAAATGGTGGAAGCTCTTCACACCGGAACAATGTTCAGGCATAAACAAATTTGTGGCCAATTTCTCAGTCCCAATTTTGTCATTCCAAGTCATTTCTTCCAATAACATTTACAAGATGAGCCTCAAACTCGTATATGCCGACGTTGTTCAGAAATTGCTTGCATTTTTAGTCTTCACGGCAATCATTAGGATCAAGGACAGGGGGGGTTTGAAGTGGATCATAACTGGTCTCTCACTATCAACACTTCCCAACACTTTGATCCTAGGAATCCCACTCATGAAGGCTATGTATAGGGATGAAGCTTCTCTTCTCCTACCCCAGATTATCTTCCTTCAGAGCATGGTGTGGTACAATTTGTTATTGTTTCTTCATGAGCTAGATGCAGCAATTCCTGCAAGGACCATGCCTGTTGTTGCACCACCATCACAAGACACGG GAGACTCTGAGACTTCTCTGGAGATAcaatcaaaagaagaagaagaagaagcagaacaCAGAACGCAGAGTAAAACGAGAATGTTGCTCATTCTTATGAAAGTGGGgaataaattaatcattaatccTAATACCTATGCAACTTTCATAGGTCTTATTTGGGCAAGCATACACTTCAG GTGGGGAGTAGATATGCCAGATGTTGTTAATCAGTCAATAGAAATATTGGCCAGTGGAGGTCTAGGCATGGCAACTTTCAGCTTAG GTCTATTTATGGCATCAAGCAACAGAATCATAGTATGTGGGCCAAGGATGACACTGGTGGCAATGGGCCTAAAATTTCTTGCCGGGCCTGCCATAATGGCTGTAGCCTCCATTGTGATTGGATTAAGAGATAGAATGCTCAAAGTGGCAATTATTCAG GCAGCTCTACCACAAGGAATTGTTCCTTTTGTTTTTGCTAGAGAGTATAATGTCAATCCAGGCATTTTAAGCACTGG GGTCTTGCTAGGAATGCTCATGGCCTTGCCTGTGGCATTGACCTACTATCTCCTCTTATCACTCTATTGA